A single Leptolyngbya ohadii IS1 DNA region contains:
- a CDS encoding DUF751 family protein: MQDFFSNVSRYPRYLISFSLGVLLTMFSPLLPLFKRPVTAVATVLFLLAGLTFISLTLRAMLGFGVA; this comes from the coding sequence ATGCAAGACTTTTTTAGCAACGTTTCCCGCTATCCCCGCTATCTGATTTCCTTCTCGCTGGGTGTGTTGCTGACGATGTTCAGTCCGCTTCTGCCCCTGTTTAAGCGTCCGGTGACAGCCGTTGCCACGGTGCTGTTCTTGCTGGCGGGCTTGACGTTTATTAGCTTGACGCTGCGTGCCATGCTGGGGTTTGGGGTTGCCTGA